The Ktedonobacterales bacterium region CGGCCCTGGTTGTCGAACTCGACCCGGCGGCGCGCCCGGAAGCGGCTGTCGCGGTAGGCCATCTGGAGCACAGCCAGCGGATAATCATGTACCTGGGGGCCAGTTTCCAGGTTATGAGTGTCCAGGATGCGCGCCGACTGAAGCGTATCGCTCAGGTTGGAGCCATGCGCGCCTGCATTGCTGATGACTGCGCCGCCCAGGCTGCCCGGAACGCCTGCGCCCCACTCCAGCCCGCCCCAGCCTTGCGCCGCCAGGTCATTGACCAGTTTAGGGAGGTTGACGCCTGCGCCGCCAACCAGTTGCGCGGTCCCATCGCCAAGGTCGGTGAGCGCCCATGTGGAAAGCGCGTTCTGGACGACGATGCCGCGCACTCCAGCATCGGTGTAGAGCAGGTTGGTGCCGTTGCCAACGAGCATCAGCGGCCAGCGCGCCCCGGCGGCCAGCGAGACGAGATCAATAAGATCGCCTTCGTTATCTATCGCCAGCCAGGCGTCGGCTGGGCCACCGACGCCAAAGGTACCGTGTCGCGCCAGCGGCTCATTGAGGCGCACGCGCGCTCCAAAACGCTGGCGCAATGTGTGGGTCATTTCAGCCAGATCAAAGTTCCAGTGCGATGATGTCAGTGATTGATTCATTCCCAGTATCCAGATCAGTTATCCAAGCAGTGGCGATGGCCCGAACATGGCCTCGGTGATTTTGTAAATTGTTCCTGAACCCATTAACAGCGCGATGTCATTGGGTGCGAGCATCGCTTCAAGCAGGCGCTGTGTTTCAGCCAGTGAAGCTCCATAGATGACATGATCGCCGCGCCCGGCAAAGGTAGGCCGCTGCTGAATGGCCGCGACCAACCTCCGCGTGTGAATATCGCCAGGGTCGTGTTCACGCGCGCCATAAATATCGCTGATGATAACTTCATCCGCCTCGTCGAAGGCTGCAACGAATTCCTCGAAAAAGCGTTTGGTGCGTGTGAACAGCGCGGGCTGAAAGACGGCAATCAGCCGCCGCGTCGGGTAGCGCAGCCGCGCTGCTGCAATGGTGGCTGCCACTTCGCTGGGGTGATGGCCGTAATCGTCAATGATAATCTGGTCGTTGGCGGTGGAGCGAATTTCAAAACGACGCTGTAAGCCGCTAAATGCTGCCAGGCTGGCACGCGCTGCATCGGGCGTGACGCCGCACAGGCTCGTCGCGGCAATGGCGGCGATGGCATCTTCGACCAGATGGCGGCCCGGCAGAAGCAGATTGAAGCGCCCAAGCGAGGTGCCTCTGCGCTGCACCTCAAAGCTGGTCTCTCCTTCCAGACGCACATCGGCGCCCAGGAAGTCGGGTTCGCTGGCCGGGTTCAGCCCGTAGGTCAGGATGTGGCCAGGCCAATCGGCAAGGCGTCTTCGGAAATCGGCGACGCCTTTGCCTTCCGCACCCAGGATCAGGGTGGGCGGGATGTCCCAGCGGTCACTCATATCCATGCCGCGCACAAATCGCTCGAAGCCTATCAGATAGTCATCAAATGTTGGATAGTTCTCGACATGGTCGTGGTCGAAGTTAGTGATGATGGCGATGCGTGGATGATAGTGCAAAAAGTTAGAATTATACTCGTCGGCCTCGTTTACAAAATACTGGCTGTGGCCCAGGCGGAAATTGGCGTGAAAGCGTGGGACCACAGCGCCAACCTCACAGGTAGGGTCCAGCCCGGCATCAACCAGCAGCAGCGAAACCATAGCTGAGGTCGTGCCTTTGCCGTGCGACCCGGCAATCGAGATGCCCAGCGCCTCGCGCATATACTCACCGAGCAACTCCTGCCAGGTAATGGCGCGGATGCCGCGCTCACGAGCGGCCAGGTACTCTGGGTTCTGTGGGTTAAAGACCAGCGCCGCCGGGACGTAGACCAGCAGATCAACGCCATCGAGATGGGCGGGGCTGTGGCCTTCCAACACGGGGATGCCCGCATCCTGCACCATGCGGGTGATTTCGCTGTCGCCCAACGTCCGTTCGCAACCGCTGACATGCTCGCCTAGCGCCTGAGCAAGTTGAGAAACTGCCGAACACCCATGTCCGCCAATTCCCATAAAGTGAATATGCCTCGTGGGCTTTCCGCTGTTCATCTGGTTAACTGAGCTATATTCTACCATACGATCTCTACCGAGGTACAGATCTCTTCCTACGGGCATCTAGTATGTTCACTTTGCCAGGCTGGCGACCAGGGCCGCCAGATCAGCAGCAGCAGCAGGCCGGGCGAGCGAACGCGCCGCCATTCGCAGCCCGTTCAACCGCTCTTGATCTTGCAAGTACGGCAGGAGAGCAGTGCTTAAAACATCCGGTGTCAGATCAGCGTCGCGGATGATTTTTGCCGCGCCATGCTGCGCAAACATCGCGGCGTTGATTTCCTGGGGCGAGCCACCAAAACCTGGCGGCAGCGGTATCAGGATGCTGCCTTTGCCGAGCGCGGCCAGTTCGCTGAGTGTGGCTGCGCCAGAACGGCAGAGTACCACATCCGCTGCGGCAAGCGCCAGGGGCATCTCGGCATCAAGGTATTCATAGAGTCTGTAATGAGGCTTCCAGTCGGGATGCTCTTCCAGCACGCGCTCTGAAGCGCTTTTCGTAGCGACAAAAGTGCGCGCACCGCTGATCTGAAGCACCTGGCAGACTGGGAGCAGCCAGTTCAGGCTGGCAACGACTACTTCATTAAGGTGCCTGGCTCCCTGGCTGCCGCCTGTGACCAGCGCCAGGGGCAGAGCAGGATCGAGGCCGAACGATTGCTTTGCTGCGCCAGGCTCCATGCCGATGACGTTTAGGATCGCTTCGCGGACAGGATTGCCAATCAGCGTTGTCTTTTTGGCAGGGAAATAGCGCAGCGAACCCTCAAAGGAGACAGTGATGCGTGTTGCCAGTGGCCGCAGCAGGCGGTTTGCCAGATTCGGCGAGACATCTTGCTGATGGGTGACTAATGGAATACCTGACCAACGCGCAGCGAAGCCAGCCGGTACGGAAACATAGCCGCCGCTGGTGAAGGCGACATCTGGCCGGAAGCGGCGAACATGGCCGATGGCCTGCGCGAAGCCAACGGGTATCCGGCCCAGATCGTTTATGGTTTTCCAGGAGAGGTAGCGCCGCAGCTTGCCCGCGCGAATGCCAACAAAGGTAAGCCCGGCTTTGGGGACAAGCTGTGTCTCCGGGCCGCGCTCATCGCCGAGATAGAGGATCTCGGCGTCATAATCGCTCTGGAGCACTTTGGCGACGGCCAGCGCCGGGTAGATGTGTCCCCCGGTCCCGCCGCCTGAAATCAATACCCGCATCGTTCTGTGTTCCTGACCGTGATGAATGAGCACTGTAACGAGAGATATTCAGCAGGATGCCAACGGCGGCCATCGTCGTGACCAGGGAAGAGCCGCCAAAGCTGATAAATGGGAGAGGCACGCCCGTAAACGGGATGAGCGCCACGACCGAGCCAATATTCAGGATGGCCTGGACGGCAATCCAGCAGGAGATGCCAGCCGCCAGCAGAGCGCCGTACATTTCAGGGGCGCGTCGTCCGGCGCGAAACGCACGATAGGTCACGGTGGCAATCAAGAGCAGAATGACACCGCAGCCGATAAAGCCGATCTCCTCGCCAATCACCGCAAAAATGGAGTCGGTCCAGGGGTTTGGCAGATAGCCGGCTTTCTGGCGGCTGGCTCCCAGGCCAAGGCCGGTGAGGCCGCCGGAACCAAGGGCGATCAACCCCTGGCAAACTTGATAGGAGGCGCTGGAAGCGCAGTTGAGGGGGTCGAGGAAGGCTTCCAGCCGCGATACTCGGTAGGGGGTGCCGAAAGTAATAAACACAAAAGCGCCCACTCCAGAAAGCATCATTGGCAGCAGGTGAAGGAGATTGGCGCCCGCTGCGAAGAACATAGCCACTGCGAAAGCAGCGATGATAATAGCGGTCCCCATATCGTTCTGGAGGATGACCAGCACAATTACTACCCCGGTGAGAACGGCGAAAGGGACCAGCCCGTATATAAAGCTGCCGACCTGTTTCCCTTTGCGCGAAAGCCAATCCGCAATATACAGGGTAAAGGCGAGCTTGGCAAGTTCGCTCGGCTGGAAGGTGAAGGGGCCAATTGGCAGCCAACGCTGGCCGCCGTTGATTTTTTTGCCAACCACCAGCACCAGAATCAGCAGCAGCAGCGAGCCAACCAGGATGGGTACAGAGATGCGCCGCCAGCGATCATAGGCAATACTGGTGGTGATGAACATGGCTACGAGACCCAGGCCCACCCAGAGAAGCTGGCGGCGGAACCAGTAAGAGGGATCGCTATAGTCTGCCGCTGCGCTGGCGCTGTAGACCATGACCAGGCTAAAGCAGAGCAAGGCGCCTACTGCGGCGAGGAGCTTATAATCGCCACGCCCGGTTGGCGTCGGCAAAGGCTCGATGCGCCCCTCTGCCTCTGCATCTGAGGCTTCATCTTGAGTCTCGCGGGCATTGTTGAGTGGGCCAGAAGGACGCGCTTTGGGGCGCTGCTTCTCTTCAGCAACGCTTACCGCGTGGCCTCGGCGCTCTGGCGGCGTGGCAAGCTGCCCCAGGTTATCTAACGCTGGAGACCGAATAACAGGTGGCTGGTTATCCCGGCCCTTGGTGTTTGTTTTCAATGCCATCTCTGCTGCACCAGACTCTCCGTTACTGCTCGCTCAGACTTTTGGCCTCTCTGGCGAATTGTTCGCCTCGATCAGCAAAGTCAATGAAGAGGTCGTAGCTGGTCCCGCCAGGCGAGAGCAGCACAACATCACCGGGCCGCGCCAGGTCGGCAGCGAAATGTACAGCATCCGCCATACTGGTTGCGCGATAAACTTCTTGCAGTGATTGTTCGTTGGCAGGAACACGCTCGCGGGCGGCGCTGACCGCGTTGGCTATCAGTTCGGTGGCTTCGCCCAGCAGGACGAGCGCGTGAACCTGGCGTACAATCCGTTCAGCGCACTCTTCCCAGGGCAGGTGCTTATCGCGCCCGCCAGCAATCAGCACTAATGGTTGGCGCTGCTGCTCGTAGACTTTGAGGGCAGCCATCATGCGCTCTGGCGCGGTAGCAATCGAATCGTTGATGTAGCGAACGCCGTTGATCTCAGCCACGTATTGCAAGCGGTGTGCCACGCCTGGAAAGCTGGTAATGACGCGCGTCATGGCCTCCGGCTGGACGCCCGCCAGGCTCGTTGCCGCGATGGCCGCCAGTACGTTCTCGCGGTTGTGATCGCCAGGGATGATTGTCTGGTCGGCAGGACAGATGCGCGTGTCGCGGCCAGTGAAATCGCGGAATACATACCAGCCCTCCTCCAGAAAGGCCCCCACGTCTACCGGGTGCTGGCGGCTGAACCAGAGTACCTTCCCTGGAGTGCAGGCGCGCGACTCGAAGCTGAGCTGATTATCAGGATTCAGAATCGCAAAATCGTCAGGGCGCTGGTGATAGAGAATCTGGCGTTTACATTCGGTATAAACTTCCATCGTGCCACAGCGGTCCAGATGGTTCGGCGTGATGTTCAGCAGCAAGGCGATATGTGGGCTTTGCGTCATGATTTCAAGCTGGTTAAAGCTCATCTCCAGAACAACAATAGAATCGGGTGTGATGTGAGGCAGTTCCCCCAGGATGGTGCGGCCAATATTGCCGCCGACAATGACCTGGCGGCCCCCCTGTGCTTTGAGTAATTCCCCGATCAGTGTGGTCGTCGTTGTTTTGCCGCTGCTGCCGGTGATGCCGATGATAGGCGCGGGGCAGAGTTCCAGGAAAAGACGGGTAATGCTGCTGATGGGGATGCCAAGCTGGCGCGCCTCGACGAGCGGCGGCAGGTCGGTGGGGATGCCCGCGCTGATAAAGATCACGTCGGCCTGGCGAAAATCTTCAGGGGCGTGTGCGCCAAGGGAGAGGCTGGCGGGAATGCCCTTAATTTGCGCCAGGGAGGGAGCGAGCGCGGCCTCGGTTTTACTATCGCTGACGGTAATGCGGGCGCCTTGCTCGTTCAGGTATTGGATGAGGGCTATACCTTCGCGAGCCAGGCCAACTACAGTCACACGCTTGCCACTAAACTGCATACAGTGGTCCTCAATAACATGTCCAGAGTATAAAATCGCTGCGCAGTTGCCCCCTTGTTCGCCTGCTTTGTGGCCGAAAAATACCCTCGCGTAGCTGGGCGTTGAGCGGCGCGCTCGACCATGCCTGGGCGCGCTATAGCTTTCACCCAGGCGAGCAAACGATCAGGAATTATCAACTGTCAAATGCTGCTCATCTATAAAACGTTCGACAGCCCGATCATGCGGAACAGTAATTAAACGCACCCGCCGCTCTCGTCGTAGGACAAAATTAAAAGCGGTCCTGGTATCGTTGACAGATGACCAGAGCGGGCGGGCAAAAATAGGTTGCACGATCTCCCAGCCATCGGCCAGAGCAGCGCGAAGCTCTGCCAGGCGAATCGTGGCTATGGTCGGCATGGTTGGTAGCCCTCCCTCCTCGTTTAATGCTCCTTGTTGTTGGTCCATGATTCTGTGTCAGCCTTGCCTAGTGTTGGGATCAGATGTTCTGCCTCCTTCAACATACTTCCCGTGGTCTTCCTCACTTTCATCTTCATTCCTGCCGGGCCAGAAATCGGTTGCGCCTCCTGCGCTTCTCTTGCTATCCGCCCGTTGATGGCTGATCGGGTGAAATGCGGTAGTAATGGAAGAGCCAGGTGGCAATATCGTGCCAGAGCGGTCCGGCGACCAGTCCGCCAAAGATCGGCGCTCTGGGATGATCAATTTTGACGAGCATGACAAATTGTGGGTTGGATGCTGGCGCGTATCCGGCAACCGATGCGTAGGTATAGCCTGTAGGCTTCTCTGGCGGTGTCGAGGTTCCAGTTTTAGCAGCGATCTGATAGCCTGGAACGAGCGCCTGAGCCGCCTCTCCATCCACGGCAGATTGCACCAACATCTGGGTAATAGTCTGCGCTGTCCCTGGGCTGATGACTTGCCGGACGCGCTGAGGGCCAAATTGGGTGGCGTGCCCATGCTGAACCACTGAGGTGACGACGTATGGTCGCATCAGTGTCCCATCGTTGGCAAGCGCCGCGTAGGCCATCACCATTTGCAGAGGTGTCAAACTGATGCCTTCGCCAAAGCTGTTCTCTGCCAGCGTCAGGTTGGTGCGATCAGCAGGAGCAGGCAGCAGGCCGCCGCTTTCGTTGGGCAGGTCCACGTCGGTGGGCGCGTCGAAGCCAAACAGGCTCAGGTAGTGATAAAAGTTCCTGGCGCCCAGCTTTTGCAGTGCTACCCAGATGGCCCCAACATTGGCCGAATGCTGAAGCACCTGGGTCATCGTCTCCGGTCCATAGCTCGTATCATCGAAGTTATGGATGCGGATACCATCAACGTCGTAGTAGCCAGGGTCGTTGAACGTGGTGTTCGGTGTGATGAGGTGCAGGTCCAGCGCCGCCGCCATAGTCACTGCTTTCATGGTTGAGCCGGGATCGTAAATCTTGCTCGTGATTGGATTGTTAAAAAGATCGTAAGAGGAGACGGCGTTATATTGATTGGGGTCAAAGCTGGGTTGACTTGCCATAGCGATGATCGCGCCGGTTTTGGGGTTCACGATGATGACAGAGCCGCTATCTGCTTTGTGCTGGACAATGGTATTGTGAAGCATCTGCTCGACAGTTGCTTCTACATTCGCGTCAAGCGTGAGGGTCAGATCGGCGCCATTCACCGGCGGCTGCCAGACTTGATCGCCCAGGGCCAGCGGATTGCCGTTCGCATCTGCCTGGGCGATGAGCTTGCCTGGTTGGCCTGTAAGCTGGGAGTTGTAATATTTTTCCAGACCATATTGCCCAACGCCTGTATCCTGCTGCACAAAGCCCAGGAGTTGAGCGGCCAGGCTGCCATCAACATACACGCGCAAGCTTTCGGGCCGCAAGCCAATACCGACAAGCTGTTCGTTGTTCAGCAGTTCCTCGATGCGTTTGCTTTGACTCTGGGTGGCGTGAATCTTCTGCCCTTGCGCGTCGAACAGAAACGTAAAGATGACTGGCTGCCCATGCTGTTTCAGGAGCAATTGGGGGCGAAGCAGGTCGGCTGGCTGAGCCAGGATGGAGGCAAGCTGTCTAAGCGTCTGGTCCATTGAGCCTGGGTGATCGCCTTCCTCTTGCTGGATGGCCTGGGGGGCAGCGGCTACAGCGTTTTCAGTGATATTGAGGGCCAGCAGATGGCCGTTCACATCATACAAAGAGCCACGCCCGGCAAGCACGATAGTGGGCTGCCGGTGTTCCTGGTCGGCCAGGGCAGCCAGCGCCGTATGCTGTTCAAGCTGCCAATACGCCAGACGGCTTGCGATGGCGAGCAGACTTCCGCAAATCAGCAGAAATAAGATCGCCTGGCGAAAGCGAGCGCGGCGCAATTTGTTGCTCATCGCGTATCTGGCTCCAGAATGCGGCTGTTTCAACTACGTCTACCTTACGTCAATATCAAAAAAGTACACTTTCGGTAAATAGGTTTTCGTGATAGATGTTCTCGTTGTCGCTGGCCGGGCGACTGCTATCTTCAGGGTGGCCCAGGGATCACAATCGTGTGAACTCTGGCGGGGTCTTCTGGGATCATACCCATGCGGATCGCCTGTTGAACGATATAGCCTGGCGATTGCAAAATGCCCTGCTGTTCACGAAGCTGCTGGTTTTGTTGTTGAAGCTGCGTTTGCTGGTTCGCAAGCTCCTGAAGGCGCAGTCTGGCCTGAGTCGCCAGCCCAACCTCGTTGAGATAGAGTAAGGCCAGCAGGCTGATAAGGATGGCTCCGATGATGCCTAGCGGGATTGGACCCAGGCGAAAGAGCGATGAGGCCAGCCGCCGTCTTGCGCGGGCCACCTGCAAGGGTTTCGTCTGCTCATCTACTCTTTGCGCATCATGAGCGCCGCTGATCCTCTCTCCCTCAGTCACCTGCGCTCTCCTTTGCCTTTCGCTATCACAACCTACGCAATATACGCTTCCAGTGAAAGATTATTGCTCTGCTTTGCCAGGTTTCGCATTCACTTCCAACCGCTCCACGACGCGCAGTTTGGCGCTCCGCGCGCGTGGGTTCTGCTGCTGCTCAGTTTGGGATGCGACCAGCGGATGTCGCGTAATGAGCCGCACCCGCGCCTGATGTCCACAGATACACACAGGAGTCTGCGGCGGACAGATGCAATCGCGCGCCTCGGCTTGAAGACAGCGTTTGATGATACGGTCTTCCAACGAGTGAAAGCTGATGATCGCCAATCTTCCCCCTGGAGCCAGCAGGTTCACTGCCTGCGGCAAGACATCCACCAGATTTTGTAGCTCATTGTTGACGGCGATGCGCAGCGCCTGAAACGTGCGGGTTGCAGGATGTATCCCGCCGGGATGGCCGGGAACGCCAGCCGCCGCGAGCTGCGCCAGTTCCGCTGCTTGCGTTATGGGCTTACGCAGACGCGCCCGGACAATTCGACGGGCGATCTGACGCGCGCGGCGCTCTTCCCCGTAGCGCCAGAGGAGATCAGCCAGCCCACTTTCTGGGAGTGTGTTGAGGAGATCAGCCGCTGTCGTTGGGGTGGCTGGGTCGAAGCGCATATCCAGGGGTCCATTGCCCGCGAAAGAGAAGCCGCGCTCGTGGTCGGCAAGTTGATCGGATGAAAGACCGAGATCGAGCAAAATCCCATCAACCTTTTGGAAGCCAGCCTGCTCAGCGAGCCGCTGCAATTGGGCAAAGTTGCCCTGGACCAATGTCAGCCGTCCCAGGGCTAGAGGCGCTTGCAAGCGTTCTGCGATGCGCGTTAGAGCCTGGGGATCGGCGTCAATGGCGAGCACCTGGCCGTTCGGGGCACTGCGTTCCAGCAAGAGCGTGGTATGCCCCCCGCCACCAGCGGTGCCGTCTATATAGCGTCCGTCGGAGTGTGGGCGGAGCGCTTCCAACACTTCAGCAGGCATGACTGGAATATGTTGAGTTGTCACGGTTTTGGTAAGCATCATTACGATGGCTTCTCCCATGCCGCCTGGCTCTTGCTGCCTGGCTCTCAGTCAAAATGGGAGGTCTAGCCCTTTCAAATCTTCAGACTCGATCTGCGCCAGCGCCTCACGATATTGAGCTGTATTCCAGAGTTCCAGACGATCTCGCGCCCCGACAATCAGGACATCATTTTCCAGGCTGGCGCGTTCGCGGTACTTTGCCGGAATGGTCACACGGCCCTGGGAATCAAGCTCTAATTCGGTGGCGTTGCCAAAAAAGACGCGCTCGACGTGGCGGCGTTGGGCTGCGTTCAGGTTTTTTTCGTCAATCTGCCTGGCTTTGGCTTCCCAGGCTTCCATAGGATACACATACAGGCAGGCTTCTACCCCAGGGGTGATGACGGCCCCGGCCTCGAAGCGCAAGCGATAGCGAGCCGGAAGCGCCAGGCGCCCCTTCGCATCCAGGGTATGGGTAAATTCGCCGGTAAAGCCAATGAAAACTGCCATATGACCGCACATGTCCTCCCAAACGCAAGTTACTCCCTTTATAGCAAGTTTTGTTCCCCACTTTGCCCCACTTTGCCCCACCAGGAGCATTATACTCTTTTTGCTGTCTCGCGTGAAGTCATCTGCTGCGCCAGAGCGTGATGTGATTGGTGGTAAGCCAATCATACTACGACGGTGGCGCATCCTCGCAGTGGGGCGTGCTATAATGCGGGCAAGAGCGCGGGTGATGAGACAAAACGAAGCGCGGGCCGGTCAGGAGCAGGCAGCAGTGATACAGACAGCACAAGACCAGGTGAATCAAGAGCAGACGAGCTCTGAAATGACAGAGCGCGAAACGATTGCGATTCTGGATTTTGGGTCGCAATATAGCCGGTTGATTGCGCGGCGTGTGCGCGAATGCCACGTCTACTGCGAACTTCTTCCCGCAGAGACGACCCTGGCCGAACTGTGTCGGCTGAACGTGCGCGGGGTGATTCTGTCGGGCGGGCCCAACAGCGTCTATGACCCTGGCGCGCCGCTCTGCGATCAGGCGCTCTTGGAGAGCGGCCTGCCGATTCTGGGCATTTGTTATGGCATGCAGTTGCTGGCCCATCAATTAGGAGGACAGGTAGACCCTGCCACCGGCCAGCGTGAATATGGCGCAGCAGAACTTGATCTGCTGCGCCCACCAGAAGACCGGCATCCGATCTTTCGGGGTTTGGCGCTTCCAGACGAGGCGCGGTTGCGAGCGTGGATGAGCCACGGGGATAGCGTGGCTGCTTTGCCGCCGGGCTTTGTGTGCCTGGCAAGCTCAACCAACACTCCGATTGCGGCGATGGCTGGCCCTGGTGGGCTGGTGGGCATACAGTTTCACCCGGAGGTCGCTCACACGCCACAGGGAACGATGATCCTGCAAAACTTCCTCTATGAGATTTGCGGCTGCCAGCCTACCTGGACGGCGGGAGCGTTTATCGAAGAGGCGACGACCAGGATTCGCGCACAGGTGGGTAGTGGCCGGATGATCTGTGGCCTTTCTGGGGGTGTGGATTCGGCTGTTGCGGCGGTGCTGGCGTATCGTGCGGTGGGCGACCAACTGACTTGCATCTTTGTGGATACCGGCTGTATGCGCGCTGGCGAGCGTGAACAGGTGATTGAGACGTTCCAGCGGCATCTGCATATTCCGCTAGTGGCTGTCGATGCCTCAGCACGCTTTCTGAAGCGGCTGGCTGGGGTGATTGACCCTGAAGCGAAGCGCCGCATTATCGGCGAAGAGTTTGTGCGCCTCTTCGAGGAAGAGGCGGGTAAACTGGAGCAGGTGGATTTCCTGGCGCAAGGCACGCTTTATCCCGATGTGATTGAGAGTACCAGCCATGACACCAGCGCCGCTGCGCGTATCAAGACACATCATAACGTTGGCGGGCTGCCGGAGCAGATGGCGCTCAATCTGGTAGAGCCGCTGCGCTATCTGTTTAAGGACGAGGTACGCGAGGTTGGCCGCGAGTTAGGGCTGCCGGAGGAGTGGGTCTGGCGGCACCCCTTCCCTGGCCCTGGCCTGGCGATTCGCGTGATCGGCGAGGTGACGGAAGAGCGCCTGGCAACCCTGCGCCGCGCTGACGCGATTGTGCTGGAGGAAGTGCGCCGCGCTGGCCTCTACCACGAGCTTGGGCAGGTCTTTGCGGTTCTCACGCCGCTTCAGAGCGTGGGAGTGATGGGCGATGGCCGCACGTATGCCAATGTAGTGGCGGTGCGCGCCGTGACTACCGGGGATTTCATGACGGCTGATTGGGCCAGATTGCCCCATGATCTGCTGGCGAGCATCGCCAATCGGCTGGTCAATGAGGTGGCGGGCGTCAATCGGGTGGTCTATGACATTACCAGTAAACCACCAGCAACGATTGAATGGGAATGACACCGGGCTTCACACGATCAACTGGCGTTGCGCCTGGAGGCGCGCTTCCTGACAAGCCCTTCGGCCTGGCGCAGGATATGGCTATCGCTTTCGTAGGTGAGGCGCTGGTAGGCTTCGGCGAGAGGAAACCAGCGTACTTCATCGTATTCATGGTCGTGGAGCGATATATCCCCACCGACAGGTTCCATCAGGAAATAGCGCACTTCTTTTTCGTAGCGCATAGTGTTGCGCACAAAGGAGTAGTGGATGCTGCCGATGTTGGCAAGGATGCGGGTCTGGAGGCCGGTCTCTTCGTTCACTTCGCGCAAAGCGACTTGCTCCACTGTCTCCCCTTTGCGGGGAGTTCCTTTGGGCAGCGCCCAGATGCCGGACGGGCTGCGCCCTACCAGCACAACCTCGATCTCGTCTGTTCTGGTATCCACAGCGGATGCTTTCTGAGCGCCAGGATCGGGCAGCGCAGTATGTCCCTGGCGGAAGATGACCCCTCCGGCTGAAAAGGCGCGCTGAGACCGATTTCTCTGCATGGGTGACTTCGCGTTTCTGGTTGGCTGCGCACAGGCGCTCTCTAAATGATTGGATATATGGTTGGCCCAGACTAGACGGCTGCTACCCGTTTTTCCCGATTGATGCGCAGGATTTTCAACAGATACTGCTCGGAGTTCAGATAGTAAGGATTGCGCTTGATGAA contains the following coding sequences:
- the ftsW gene encoding putative lipid II flippase FtsW, which translates into the protein MALKTNTKGRDNQPPVIRSPALDNLGQLATPPERRGHAVSVAEEKQRPKARPSGPLNNARETQDEASDAEAEGRIEPLPTPTGRGDYKLLAAVGALLCFSLVMVYSASAAADYSDPSYWFRRQLLWVGLGLVAMFITTSIAYDRWRRISVPILVGSLLLLILVLVVGKKINGGQRWLPIGPFTFQPSELAKLAFTLYIADWLSRKGKQVGSFIYGLVPFAVLTGVVIVLVILQNDMGTAIIIAAFAVAMFFAAGANLLHLLPMMLSGVGAFVFITFGTPYRVSRLEAFLDPLNCASSASYQVCQGLIALGSGGLTGLGLGASRQKAGYLPNPWTDSIFAVIGEEIGFIGCGVILLLIATVTYRAFRAGRRAPEMYGALLAAGISCWIAVQAILNIGSVVALIPFTGVPLPFISFGGSSLVTTMAAVGILLNISRYSAHSSRSGTQNDAGIDFRRRDRGTHLPGAGRRQSAPERL
- the murD gene encoding UDP-N-acetylmuramoyl-L-alanine--D-glutamate ligase; amino-acid sequence: MQFSGKRVTVVGLAREGIALIQYLNEQGARITVSDSKTEAALAPSLAQIKGIPASLSLGAHAPEDFRQADVIFISAGIPTDLPPLVEARQLGIPISSITRLFLELCPAPIIGITGSSGKTTTTTLIGELLKAQGGRQVIVGGNIGRTILGELPHITPDSIVVLEMSFNQLEIMTQSPHIALLLNITPNHLDRCGTMEVYTECKRQILYHQRPDDFAILNPDNQLSFESRACTPGKVLWFSRQHPVDVGAFLEEGWYVFRDFTGRDTRICPADQTIIPGDHNRENVLAAIAATSLAGVQPEAMTRVITSFPGVAHRLQYVAEINGVRYINDSIATAPERMMAALKVYEQQRQPLVLIAGGRDKHLPWEECAERIVRQVHALVLLGEATELIANAVSAARERVPANEQSLQEVYRATSMADAVHFAADLARPGDVVLLSPGGTSYDLFIDFADRGEQFAREAKSLSEQ
- the murB gene encoding UDP-N-acetylmuramate dehydrogenase, with protein sequence MNQSLTSSHWNFDLAEMTHTLRQRFGARVRLNEPLARHGTFGVGGPADAWLAIDNEGDLIDLVSLAAGARWPLMLVGNGTNLLYTDAGVRGIVVQNALSTWALTDLGDGTAQLVGGAGVNLPKLVNDLAAQGWGGLEWGAGVPGSLGGAVISNAGAHGSNLSDTLQSARILDTHNLETGPQVHDYPLAVLQMAYRDSRFRARRRVEFDNQGRPLPPPRALIEPAEIVTSVTCRLRREAPETLKARVAHYKQHRKETQPPQASAGSVFKNPPGDYSGRLIEAAGLKGKQIGKAQLSSRHANFIVNLGGARAADILALIALARATVRERFGVELELEIELRGETEAETP
- the murG gene encoding undecaprenyldiphospho-muramoylpentapeptide beta-N-acetylglucosaminyltransferase; the encoded protein is MRVLISGGGTGGHIYPALAVAKVLQSDYDAEILYLGDERGPETQLVPKAGLTFVGIRAGKLRRYLSWKTINDLGRIPVGFAQAIGHVRRFRPDVAFTSGGYVSVPAGFAARWSGIPLVTHQQDVSPNLANRLLRPLATRITVSFEGSLRYFPAKKTTLIGNPVREAILNVIGMEPGAAKQSFGLDPALPLALVTGGSQGARHLNEVVVASLNWLLPVCQVLQISGARTFVATKSASERVLEEHPDWKPHYRLYEYLDAEMPLALAAADVVLCRSGAATLSELAALGKGSILIPLPPGFGGSPQEINAAMFAQHGAAKIIRDADLTPDVLSTALLPYLQDQERLNGLRMAARSLARPAAAADLAALVASLAK
- the murC gene encoding UDP-N-acetylmuramate--L-alanine ligase; amino-acid sequence: MGIGGHGCSAVSQLAQALGEHVSGCERTLGDSEITRMVQDAGIPVLEGHSPAHLDGVDLLVYVPAALVFNPQNPEYLAARERGIRAITWQELLGEYMREALGISIAGSHGKGTTSAMVSLLLVDAGLDPTCEVGAVVPRFHANFRLGHSQYFVNEADEYNSNFLHYHPRIAIITNFDHDHVENYPTFDDYLIGFERFVRGMDMSDRWDIPPTLILGAEGKGVADFRRRLADWPGHILTYGLNPASEPDFLGADVRLEGETSFEVQRRGTSLGRFNLLLPGRHLVEDAIAAIAATSLCGVTPDAARASLAAFSGLQRRFEIRSTANDQIIIDDYGHHPSEVAATIAAARLRYPTRRLIAVFQPALFTRTKRFFEEFVAAFDEADEVIISDIYGAREHDPGDIHTRRLVAAIQQRPTFAGRGDHVIYGASLAETQRLLEAMLAPNDIALLMGSGTIYKITEAMFGPSPLLG